In a genomic window of Methanogenium sp. S4BF:
- a CDS encoding 4Fe-4S binding protein, whose amino-acid sequence MSGKGGGTGGGTGANTGGNTGGGTGTGSGGGGVAANLIPRAAGFAYAIIVVFALAILWYTGKINRKKAFVFLLISTALGFLIFAPVAPHNFQQLILRDAVSLGASLQVAAAGLTLMLILSLVFGRIFCGHICPAGAVQELASLVPLPKCGQNGKLMSLGIRAVVFVIVLAAAFGWSVGIIDYFGLKEFFSFDVTSVLFYVFLGVLLLSMVVYRPFCRFICPYGLLLSLTAAVSAFKFRRTDTCIQCGRCERACPTDEAKVGDRKSECYMCGRCVEVCPVAGALVYRRSTGRWSAAGIRDEKE is encoded by the coding sequence ATGAGCGGAAAAGGCGGCGGAACCGGCGGGGGGACAGGCGCGAATACAGGTGGGAATACAGGTGGGGGAACGGGTACCGGTAGTGGAGGGGGAGGAGTTGCTGCAAATCTCATTCCCCGTGCGGCAGGGTTTGCGTATGCAATTATAGTGGTATTTGCGCTTGCAATACTCTGGTATACCGGGAAAATAAATCGGAAAAAGGCGTTTGTTTTTTTACTCATCTCCACAGCACTGGGATTTCTGATCTTTGCTCCTGTTGCGCCGCATAACTTCCAGCAGTTGATTCTCCGGGACGCTGTATCGCTGGGCGCCTCCCTCCAGGTGGCAGCTGCCGGGTTGACTCTGATGCTGATTCTCTCTTTGGTGTTCGGGAGAATATTCTGCGGGCATATCTGTCCGGCCGGTGCCGTTCAGGAGCTTGCCTCCCTCGTTCCCCTGCCCAAATGTGGACAGAACGGGAAGTTGATGTCTCTGGGTATCCGGGCGGTTGTTTTTGTGATTGTTCTTGCAGCGGCGTTCGGGTGGTCTGTCGGAATTATCGATTATTTTGGCCTCAAAGAGTTCTTTTCATTTGATGTGACGTCTGTTCTCTTCTATGTCTTTCTCGGGGTGCTGCTTCTCTCAATGGTGGTATACCGGCCATTCTGCCGGTTCATCTGCCCGTACGGGCTGCTTTTATCCCTCACCGCGGCGGTGAGCGCCTTCAAGTTCCGGCGGACAGATACCTGCATTCAATGTGGACGCTGTGAGCGGGCCTGTCCCACCGATGAAGCGAAGGTGGGCGACCGGAAATCGGAATGCTATATGTGCGGCCGGTGCGTTGAGGTCTGCCCGGTAGCCGGGGCCCTCGTATACCGGCGTTCAACGGGCAGATGGTCGGCAGCAGGCATCCGGGATGAGAAGGAATAG
- a CDS encoding NAD(P)/FAD-dependent oxidoreductase, protein MTSEDSAKGIDSAGTDRLYTAIIIGGGPAGLFCACRAAGNNRRILVLEKMPSCGRKLCITGAGRCNLTHTGSMAEFTAHYGDGGKFLRPALMNFTNSDLLAFFKDRGLFFTPDENGKYFPTDGTAKDVLSILLAECDRAGVKVRCGEPVRAIDHKDGLFSVRTGDAVYIAEHVVLAAGGASYPATGSTGDGYTLAGMLGLPVTETGPALAAIIIRDYPFRDLTGISFDGVPLSLYRENKKIREVTGDIILTVNGFSGPGALHISRYVRPGDSLHVGFIAATGQDHARKELTDAITDGKNRQVKTVLTEKGIPVRFLLRMLELSGIPRDATCAHLTKPNRNTLIRHLTDFPSTVAGTEGYATAMATRGGVARDAIRQKTMEAKTVPGLFCIGEVTDIDGDTGGYNLQAAFSTAALAADAIASKKTGRNT, encoded by the coding sequence ATGACATCAGAAGATAGTGCCAAAGGCATTGACAGTGCCGGAACAGACAGACTATATACCGCCATCATCATCGGAGGCGGCCCTGCCGGGCTCTTCTGTGCCTGCCGTGCCGCAGGGAACAACCGGCGCATCCTGGTCCTCGAGAAGATGCCTTCCTGCGGGAGAAAACTCTGCATCACAGGAGCGGGCCGGTGCAATCTCACCCATACCGGATCAATGGCTGAGTTTACGGCACATTACGGGGATGGCGGAAAATTTCTCCGCCCTGCCCTGATGAACTTCACCAATTCTGACCTGCTGGCATTTTTCAAAGACCGCGGCCTCTTCTTTACCCCCGATGAAAACGGCAAATACTTTCCCACAGACGGGACCGCAAAGGATGTCCTCTCCATCCTTCTTGCAGAGTGCGACCGTGCGGGAGTTAAAGTCCGGTGTGGGGAGCCTGTCCGGGCAATCGATCATAAAGACGGCCTTTTCTCAGTCAGGACAGGAGATGCCGTATATATTGCAGAGCATGTCGTGCTCGCAGCCGGCGGGGCCTCCTACCCGGCGACCGGGTCGACGGGAGACGGATACACACTCGCCGGTATGCTGGGATTGCCGGTCACCGAGACAGGCCCGGCACTCGCTGCCATCATCATCAGGGACTATCCCTTCCGTGATTTAACCGGTATATCATTCGATGGTGTCCCGCTCTCCCTCTACCGGGAGAACAAAAAAATACGGGAGGTAACCGGGGACATCATCCTCACGGTAAACGGCTTTTCCGGCCCCGGTGCCCTGCATATCTCCCGGTATGTCCGTCCCGGAGACAGCCTGCACGTGGGTTTTATAGCCGCCACGGGTCAGGACCATGCCAGAAAGGAGCTGACCGACGCCATCACAGATGGAAAAAACCGACAGGTAAAGACTGTGCTCACAGAGAAAGGTATACCCGTCCGGTTTCTCCTCCGCATGCTTGAACTCTCCGGCATCCCGCGTGATGCCACCTGCGCCCATCTCACCAAACCAAACCGAAACACCCTCATCAGGCATCTGACAGACTTCCCGTCCACGGTGGCAGGAACAGAAGGGTATGCGACGGCGATGGCAACACGGGGCGGGGTGGCACGTGATGCCATCCGGCAGAAGACCATGGAAGCAAAAACAGTGCCCGGGCTCTTCTGCATCGGGGAGGTGACAGACATCGATGGCGACACCGGCGGGTATAACCTGCAGGCAGCTTTTTCAACCGCTGCACTCGCGGCAGATGCCATTGCATCGAAGAAAACCGGCAGGAACACATAA
- a CDS encoding pyrroline-5-carboxylate reductase dimerization domain-containing protein, protein MDRQIGVIGTGSMGGMLIRSFLRGGAAIPQNLCAANRTPEARIAIAAETGIQTADDNRTLVKDSDVILLCVRQPDVMPVMEEVKDLLTEDKLLISVASDVPLSALESLIPARVARVIPSVTSEQLKGVSLIVFSDRTTQADHERVISLFGAIGTPVIISEPDIEPYTTLTSCAPAFFAAMVREFAASAARMTGVPADEAEALARETFIGTAALLEIPGTACADIISRVATPGGITEVGVKILSREFPPVCDELFAATEKKHASFRVPSPGKE, encoded by the coding sequence ATGGACAGGCAGATAGGAGTCATCGGGACGGGGAGCATGGGGGGCATGCTCATCAGGTCATTTCTCAGGGGTGGTGCAGCAATTCCCCAAAACCTCTGTGCTGCAAACCGCACACCGGAGGCGCGTATTGCAATTGCCGCAGAAACCGGGATACAGACCGCAGACGACAACCGTACACTTGTAAAAGACTCAGATGTTATCCTCCTCTGTGTCAGACAGCCGGACGTGATGCCGGTCATGGAGGAGGTAAAAGACCTCCTGACTGAAGACAAACTGCTCATCTCGGTTGCATCGGATGTGCCCCTGAGCGCACTCGAATCCCTGATTCCCGCACGGGTGGCGCGGGTGATACCCTCGGTCACCTCAGAACAGCTGAAGGGGGTCTCACTCATCGTTTTTTCAGATCGTACCACACAGGCCGACCACGAACGGGTCATCTCCCTCTTCGGGGCCATCGGCACCCCGGTCATCATTTCAGAGCCGGATATCGAGCCCTATACCACCCTCACCAGCTGTGCCCCGGCATTCTTTGCGGCAATGGTCCGTGAATTTGCCGCATCCGCAGCCCGGATGACTGGGGTTCCCGCAGATGAGGCAGAAGCACTTGCCCGCGAGACATTCATCGGCACAGCCGCCCTGCTGGAGATTCCCGGAACGGCGTGTGCAGATATCATCAGCCGGGTGGCCACCCCCGGAGGAATAACAGAAGTTGGGGTAAAGATCCTGTCCCGTGAATTCCCCCCGGTATGCGATGAACTGTTTGCAGCAACGGAGAAAAAACATGCATCATTCCGGGTTCCATCCCCCGGAAAAGAATGA
- a CDS encoding NCS2 family permease, with protein MNGGERLRRSIDSYFGIQEAGSTIRRECMAGCITFIAMAYIIIVNPSILKDAGMPFGAAMAATILTAFFGTLVMGIYANRPFGVAPYMGENAFVAYTVCGVLGYSWQTALGAIFVSGVLFTLLTVTKWRVVFTGAVSVSMKNAIAAGIGLFITFVGLIQSGIITTGVEGEPLMIGDLQDPALIVAVAGFLLIGVLMVRKVHGALLIGIIVTALLAFISGVAPPPEAVVSLPPSVAETFLQLDIAGVFTWGMFAVVLSVFTMDLLDTMGTLIGVSARAGFLDENGNLPHAEKPFLADALATTVGALLGTTTTGAYVESVTGIEAGGRTGLTAVVVSLLFLAGLFFYPLFIAVPPQATGAAMVFIGLILMTSVGNIRFDDYTESVPAFIVITMMAFTYNIGVGLCAGFVLFPFFKVISGRFRDVSPAGWLLCGLCLLFFVFYPY; from the coding sequence ATGAATGGAGGGGAGCGACTGAGGAGATCCATTGACTCATATTTCGGCATTCAGGAGGCGGGAAGCACTATCCGCCGGGAATGCATGGCAGGGTGTATCACCTTCATCGCGATGGCCTATATCATCATTGTCAATCCCTCCATTCTGAAGGATGCCGGCATGCCCTTTGGTGCGGCCATGGCGGCAACCATTCTCACCGCTTTCTTTGGGACCCTTGTCATGGGGATTTATGCAAACCGTCCGTTTGGGGTAGCGCCGTATATGGGTGAGAACGCATTTGTCGCCTATACAGTATGCGGAGTGCTGGGATACTCCTGGCAGACTGCATTGGGGGCCATATTCGTTTCCGGTGTTCTTTTTACCCTCCTGACGGTAACAAAGTGGCGGGTTGTGTTTACCGGGGCTGTCTCGGTCTCTATGAAGAATGCAATTGCGGCAGGTATTGGCCTTTTTATCACATTTGTTGGTCTAATCCAGAGCGGCATCATAACGACCGGCGTGGAAGGCGAACCACTGATGATTGGAGACCTGCAGGATCCTGCACTGATCGTTGCCGTAGCAGGGTTTCTCCTGATTGGCGTCCTTATGGTTCGGAAGGTGCATGGAGCTCTTTTGATAGGAATCATTGTAACTGCCCTGCTTGCATTTATCTCCGGTGTTGCACCCCCTCCTGAGGCTGTTGTGTCATTGCCTCCGTCTGTTGCAGAGACATTTCTCCAGCTGGATATCGCAGGGGTCTTTACCTGGGGTATGTTTGCCGTGGTGCTCTCTGTCTTTACCATGGACCTTCTGGATACGATGGGAACGCTTATTGGTGTGTCCGCACGTGCCGGTTTTCTTGATGAAAACGGGAACCTTCCGCACGCAGAGAAACCCTTTCTGGCTGATGCGCTCGCAACCACGGTGGGGGCTCTCCTCGGGACGACAACCACCGGTGCATATGTGGAGTCTGTAACCGGAATTGAAGCAGGAGGGCGGACCGGACTGACGGCTGTGGTTGTGTCTCTTTTGTTTCTCGCAGGACTCTTCTTTTATCCCCTCTTTATTGCCGTTCCTCCACAGGCAACCGGAGCTGCTATGGTCTTTATCGGACTGATTCTCATGACATCAGTAGGAAATATCCGGTTCGATGATTACACTGAGTCCGTCCCTGCATTCATTGTTATCACGATGATGGCCTTCACCTACAATATCGGGGTTGGTCTCTGTGCAGGATTTGTCCTCTTCCCTTTTTTTAAAGTCATATCCGGGAGATTTCGTGATGTGTCACCTGCAGGGTGGCTCCTCTGTGGGTTGTGCCTGCTCTTCTTTGTCTTTTATCCGTACTGA
- a CDS encoding peroxiredoxin: protein MAVHNAGTPAPAFCLPDKDNTEICLTTFAGKWIILYFYPKDNTPGCTTEAKGFNEELEEFSRINAEIIGISADSCKSHAKFAGTHGLKIILLSDESHTVIEKYGAWQPKKILGREILGIVRTTYIIGPDGIIREVWPHVRVTGHVAAVKKRLEELQASSG, encoded by the coding sequence ATGGCAGTACATAACGCCGGAACCCCGGCACCCGCATTCTGTCTTCCGGACAAAGACAATACCGAAATCTGCCTGACCACATTTGCCGGAAAATGGATTATTCTCTATTTCTATCCAAAGGATAATACCCCCGGATGCACAACCGAGGCAAAAGGCTTCAATGAAGAGCTCGAAGAATTCTCCCGGATTAACGCGGAAATCATTGGAATAAGTGCCGATTCATGCAAAAGTCATGCAAAATTCGCCGGCACGCATGGTCTGAAGATTATCCTCCTCTCCGATGAATCACACACAGTCATAGAAAAATACGGAGCATGGCAGCCCAAAAAAATCCTCGGACGTGAAATACTGGGTATTGTCAGGACTACCTATATCATCGGTCCGGATGGCATCATCCGGGAAGTCTGGCCGCATGTACGGGTGACGGGCCATGTGGCGGCCGTAAAAAAACGGCTGGAAGAACTGCAGGCTTCATCCGGATGA
- a CDS encoding iron ABC transporter substrate-binding protein, giving the protein MKYNGIFIAAVCGLLLAVALCAGCTSTSSSAAIPAGDEAASGETMTITDGMGRSVTVPAYPERVVCSGSGCLRYLTYLQAEDRAVGVDDMEIKENIFDARPYAIANPQFSSLPMIGEFRGNDDPEKIVACNPQVIFKTQCIEASEADELQEKTGIPVIALQYGDLGAKRADLDQSLRTMGTIMGTEDRAEAVVTYLDSLTADLNARTGGIADGDRPTVFVGGIAYRGPHGFQSTEPAYPPFTFVNARMLSEGPDTAHADIAQEKIIAFDPEVIFVDLSTLQTAPSAVDELRDDPSYAAMTAVQAGEVYGVLPYNWYSINHGSVMADAYFIGTVLYPDAFSDVDPAEKADEIYAFLVGEPVFDEMDSLFDRKAFKRISME; this is encoded by the coding sequence ATGAAATATAATGGAATATTTATTGCCGCTGTATGCGGCCTGCTTCTCGCTGTGGCACTCTGTGCAGGGTGCACCAGCACCTCGTCATCCGCAGCCATACCTGCCGGAGATGAAGCCGCATCCGGTGAGACGATGACCATCACAGACGGGATGGGCAGAAGTGTAACCGTCCCCGCGTACCCTGAGCGGGTTGTCTGTTCCGGCTCCGGCTGTCTGCGTTATCTGACCTATCTGCAGGCAGAGGACCGGGCTGTCGGGGTGGATGATATGGAGATAAAAGAGAACATCTTTGATGCACGGCCGTATGCCATTGCAAACCCACAGTTCTCCTCCCTGCCGATGATCGGTGAATTCCGCGGAAATGACGACCCCGAAAAGATTGTCGCCTGCAATCCGCAGGTGATCTTCAAGACCCAGTGCATTGAGGCATCCGAGGCTGATGAGCTGCAGGAGAAGACCGGCATTCCGGTGATTGCCCTGCAGTATGGCGATCTGGGGGCCAAACGGGCTGATCTGGACCAGTCACTCCGGACGATGGGCACCATCATGGGCACAGAAGACCGTGCTGAAGCCGTGGTCACCTACCTTGACAGCCTCACGGCAGACCTGAACGCACGGACTGGGGGCATTGCAGACGGGGACCGCCCGACCGTCTTTGTCGGCGGCATCGCCTACCGCGGCCCGCATGGCTTCCAGTCAACCGAGCCTGCCTATCCGCCGTTCACGTTTGTCAATGCCCGTATGCTCTCTGAAGGGCCTGATACCGCACATGCTGATATCGCACAGGAGAAGATCATCGCCTTTGACCCTGAGGTCATCTTTGTTGACCTTTCCACTCTCCAGACCGCACCCTCAGCCGTCGATGAACTGAGAGACGACCCGTCATACGCCGCGATGACTGCCGTGCAGGCAGGCGAGGTGTACGGTGTGCTGCCGTATAACTGGTATTCCATTAACCATGGTTCAGTGATGGCCGACGCCTACTTCATCGGCACCGTGCTCTACCCGGATGCATTCTCAGACGTTGACCCGGCAGAGAAAGCAGATGAGATATACGCATTCCTTGTGGGAGAACCGGTCTTTGATGAGATGGACAGTCTTTTCGACAGAAAGGCATTCAAACGGATCAGCATGGAATGA
- a CDS encoding iron ABC transporter permease, translated as MHFADGKIPEGYITYTRRKVAVIGAGVLVLLLLLVVSIAVGAVDIPIRSVVGTLTGMAPDPLYDRIIWNIRLPQALAAIVAGTGLAIAGAGMQSVLRNPLGSPFTLGISHAAAFGAAFSVIILGTGTMRSSGADAIALNNPYITTIFAFLFCLIATGIIIAISRIRASSPEVMVLAGVAIGSLFTAGTMFLQYFADDVQLAAVVFWTFGDVGRAGWNELIVMAVVVTAAIIYFVLKRWDYNAIDAGDETAKGLGVNVGRERIVGMLVASFVTAVIVAFLGIIGFVGLVCPHMVRRLIGDDHRYLIPGTCVCGALLLLASDTAARLILAPHILPVAILTAFMGAPIFLYLIIRGRSQ; from the coding sequence ATGCATTTTGCTGACGGCAAAATACCGGAAGGCTATATCACATACACCCGCCGGAAGGTGGCGGTTATTGGAGCAGGCGTTCTGGTGCTTTTGCTGCTGCTTGTGGTCTCCATTGCGGTCGGTGCTGTTGACATTCCCATTCGTTCTGTTGTCGGGACTCTCACCGGAATGGCACCGGATCCGCTCTATGACCGGATCATCTGGAATATTCGCCTGCCGCAGGCGCTTGCTGCTATAGTGGCGGGAACCGGCCTTGCGATTGCCGGGGCGGGGATGCAGTCCGTTTTGAGAAATCCGCTTGGATCACCGTTTACCCTGGGTATCTCCCATGCAGCCGCATTCGGTGCCGCATTCTCAGTCATCATTCTCGGAACCGGCACCATGCGCAGCAGCGGCGCTGACGCAATTGCACTCAATAACCCATATATCACCACCATCTTTGCCTTTCTCTTCTGCCTTATTGCAACCGGCATCATCATCGCGATATCCCGTATCCGGGCTTCATCGCCTGAGGTGATGGTGCTCGCAGGCGTTGCCATCGGTTCGCTTTTTACCGCAGGGACGATGTTTCTGCAGTATTTTGCCGATGACGTGCAGCTTGCAGCGGTCGTATTCTGGACGTTCGGTGATGTGGGCCGGGCCGGGTGGAATGAACTGATTGTGATGGCCGTCGTTGTCACAGCAGCAATCATCTATTTCGTCCTGAAGCGCTGGGACTACAATGCGATTGATGCCGGTGATGAGACGGCAAAAGGACTGGGTGTAAATGTGGGGCGTGAACGCATTGTGGGGATGCTTGTAGCCTCGTTTGTCACCGCGGTCATCGTGGCGTTTCTGGGTATTATCGGGTTTGTCGGTCTTGTATGTCCCCATATGGTCCGGCGGTTAATCGGTGACGATCACCGCTACCTGATCCCCGGGACCTGTGTCTGCGGAGCACTCCTGCTGCTTGCCTCTGACACGGCCGCCCGTCTGATACTCGCCCCCCATATCCTCCCGGTTGCCATCCTCACTGCATTCATGGGAGCTCCGATCTTTCTGTATCTCATCATCCGGGGGCGGTCACAGTGA
- a CDS encoding ABC transporter ATP-binding protein has product MILDIHDVSFTYRSSDVLHDVSFSVQPGEVVSILGPNGVGKTTLLRCINAILAPKAGAILVGDDNILSLSRMEVARRIGYVAQQCEKARLTVFDAILLGRRPHMGWNVSDTDLKIVESAVRMLELESLALRYTDEMSGGELQKVSIARALVQEPRLLLLDEPTSSLDLKNQIDILSTIQGVVKSHQVSAVMTMHDLNLAIRFSDRFILLKGGTIYEAGGHDVIRADVIEEVYGLPVHVETVAGHPVVVPANGHTNRSGMDHTHSHT; this is encoded by the coding sequence GTGATTCTTGACATTCATGATGTCTCGTTTACCTACCGCAGTTCAGATGTGCTGCATGATGTCTCCTTTTCCGTCCAGCCGGGAGAAGTGGTCTCCATTCTCGGGCCAAACGGGGTAGGGAAGACCACGCTTCTGCGCTGCATCAATGCGATTCTTGCACCGAAGGCCGGTGCTATCCTTGTGGGCGATGACAACATCCTCTCCCTCTCACGTATGGAGGTGGCACGACGCATCGGATATGTGGCACAGCAGTGCGAGAAGGCACGTCTGACCGTCTTTGATGCCATTCTCCTGGGTCGGCGCCCGCATATGGGCTGGAATGTCTCTGACACCGACCTGAAGATTGTTGAATCTGCAGTCCGGATGCTGGAGCTTGAGAGTCTTGCCCTGCGCTACACTGATGAGATGAGCGGCGGGGAACTCCAGAAGGTGAGTATTGCCCGAGCCCTTGTGCAGGAACCACGGCTTCTGCTCCTTGATGAGCCGACAAGCAGTCTGGACCTGAAGAATCAGATCGATATCCTCTCCACCATACAGGGGGTCGTGAAGAGCCACCAGGTATCTGCTGTTATGACGATGCATGACCTCAATCTTGCCATCCGGTTCTCGGACCGGTTTATCCTCCTGAAGGGCGGCACGATCTACGAGGCCGGGGGCCACGATGTCATCCGGGCTGATGTCATCGAAGAGGTGTATGGGCTGCCGGTCCATGTAGAGACGGTTGCCGGTCATCCGGTGGTAGTTCCCGCAAACGGACATACGAATCGTTCCGGAATGGACCATACTCACAGCCACACCTGA
- a CDS encoding TIGR00266 family protein — MKYTLIGDNLQFVTLEIQPGEMVYAEAGALVYMSGNITMDAKLQGGLLKGLKRTLAGESFMVTHFTSAGGPGLVSFGGNCPGKIAALDITGKEFIAQKDAFLCAEESVKWEIAFQKRLGSTFFGGEGFILQHLSGEGMVFLHAAGDLVEIDLKPDQVYKVSTAHVVGWEPSVTYDIQAVGGIKTALFGGEGLFMTTLTGPGKVIIQSMTLPQLANAVLPFLPAQSSGGDSGGFQLKF, encoded by the coding sequence ATGAAATACACGCTGATCGGAGATAATCTTCAGTTTGTCACACTGGAAATCCAGCCTGGCGAGATGGTCTACGCCGAGGCCGGTGCCCTTGTGTACATGAGCGGCAACATCACCATGGATGCAAAGCTTCAGGGCGGGTTGCTGAAAGGGCTCAAACGTACCCTTGCGGGTGAATCCTTTATGGTGACGCATTTTACCAGTGCAGGCGGTCCGGGTCTGGTCTCGTTCGGCGGCAACTGCCCGGGAAAGATTGCAGCGCTTGACATTACCGGAAAGGAGTTCATTGCACAGAAGGATGCATTCCTCTGCGCTGAAGAGAGCGTAAAATGGGAGATTGCATTCCAGAAGCGCCTTGGCTCCACCTTCTTTGGCGGTGAAGGGTTTATTCTCCAGCATCTCTCGGGTGAGGGCATGGTATTCCTGCATGCAGCAGGCGACCTTGTGGAGATTGACCTGAAACCGGATCAGGTGTACAAGGTCTCAACAGCCCATGTGGTCGGGTGGGAGCCATCGGTCACCTACGATATCCAGGCGGTCGGCGGCATTAAGACGGCACTCTTTGGCGGTGAAGGCCTCTTCATGACCACGCTCACCGGACCCGGGAAAGTAATTATTCAGTCAATGACCCTGCCGCAGCTGGCAAATGCCGTGCTGCCGTTCCTCCCTGCCCAGTCATCCGGAGGCGACAGCGGCGGATTCCAGCTGAAGTTCTGA
- a CDS encoding alpha/beta fold hydrolase has protein sequence MQPSCPVVLVHGWKSHPGVWKPLIRRLEEESFVCWNFSHSGLRDAGAEEIGRALMDFIHTMQEEQAYHGPVDLVCHSMGAAVARYMLEVMDGASCRIPVRTLIGIGPPNNGSSMAELFNDPIHGPEILRRLTGTFVPRTYDPAEDRLVQEFRRTGPFVEVLRKAGLRRDIRYRVIVAGNLTATPDFFPLFGGQTWEYSPDGWQKTVRGDGIVSHADSLIAGAEAVLLPADPTVLDGAPAEYCHVRLPGNPEVVEQVIRFLRE, from the coding sequence ATGCAACCGAGCTGTCCTGTCGTGCTTGTGCATGGGTGGAAGAGTCACCCCGGGGTATGGAAACCTCTCATCCGCAGGCTGGAGGAGGAGTCTTTTGTATGCTGGAACTTCAGCCACAGCGGACTGCGGGATGCAGGGGCAGAAGAGATTGGCCGTGCCCTGATGGACTTTATTCACACGATGCAGGAGGAGCAGGCATATCACGGACCGGTTGATCTGGTCTGCCACTCTATGGGCGCTGCGGTGGCCCGGTATATGCTGGAGGTGATGGACGGGGCGTCCTGCCGGATTCCGGTGCGGACTCTCATCGGCATCGGCCCTCCGAATAACGGGTCCTCGATGGCGGAACTCTTCAATGATCCCATCCACGGGCCGGAGATCCTCCGGCGGCTGACCGGCACCTTTGTGCCGCGGACCTATGACCCCGCAGAGGACCGGCTGGTACAGGAATTCCGGAGAACCGGGCCCTTTGTGGAGGTGCTGCGCAAGGCAGGCCTGCGCAGGGATATCAGGTACCGGGTGATCGTTGCCGGAAATCTAACGGCCACCCCGGATTTCTTTCCCCTGTTTGGAGGGCAGACCTGGGAATATTCGCCCGACGGGTGGCAGAAGACCGTCCGTGGGGACGGCATTGTTTCCCATGCCGACTCTCTCATCGCGGGTGCTGAGGCGGTACTGCTGCCGGCCGACCCGACGGTGCTGGATGGTGCTCCGGCAGAATACTGCCATGTACGGCTGCCCGGCAACCCGGAAGTGGTTGAACAGGTGATACGGTTTTTGCGGGAGTAA
- a CDS encoding class I SAM-dependent methyltransferase, which yields MTQNTIDWNECWKEQWQKNHEINNRKDSAGMWDEQDAARKFYRMSYEKNGERVNRTIAGLALTPESRVCDVGAGPGAITIPIARQVSHVTAVEPSEGMFAVLLENLRDEKIANVDCVKKRWEDVDVAADLCGPYDVVFASFSLDVPDMKAAIEKMCAASSQYVYIYWFAGEASWETMAIDLWPKLHGTEYVSSPKSDIIFNILYAMGIYPHVEHFVYEHIYRFATGDEAVEYFKPRHFVTTPGQEELLREYIMQSLQHDGDTVIVPGHSHRMKIWWDVNDFAPVE from the coding sequence ATGACACAGAATACCATTGACTGGAACGAATGCTGGAAAGAGCAGTGGCAGAAGAACCATGAAATAAACAACCGGAAGGACAGTGCCGGCATGTGGGACGAACAGGACGCCGCCCGCAAATTCTACCGGATGTCGTATGAAAAGAACGGCGAACGGGTCAACAGAACGATTGCCGGGCTTGCCCTGACACCCGAATCACGGGTCTGCGATGTGGGGGCGGGGCCCGGTGCCATCACCATTCCCATCGCCCGGCAGGTCAGCCATGTGACCGCTGTTGAGCCATCTGAAGGCATGTTTGCCGTGCTGCTGGAAAACCTGAGAGATGAGAAGATTGCCAACGTGGACTGCGTGAAGAAACGCTGGGAGGATGTGGATGTGGCAGCGGACCTCTGCGGACCCTATGATGTGGTCTTTGCCTCATTCTCACTCGACGTCCCTGATATGAAGGCAGCGATAGAGAAGATGTGCGCAGCCTCCTCACAATATGTCTACATCTACTGGTTTGCCGGAGAGGCATCCTGGGAGACGATGGCAATAGATCTCTGGCCAAAACTCCACGGGACAGAATACGTTTCATCACCAAAATCCGATATCATCTTCAACATCCTCTACGCGATGGGCATCTACCCGCATGTCGAGCATTTTGTCTATGAACACATCTACCGGTTTGCAACCGGGGATGAGGCCGTCGAATACTTCAAACCACGGCACTTTGTCACCACTCCCGGGCAGGAAGAGCTCCTCAGGGAGTATATCATGCAGTCCCTGCAGCATGACGGGGATACGGTCATCGTGCCGGGCCATTCCCACCGCATGAAGATCTGGTGGGATGTGAATGATTTTGCTCCGGTTGAGTAG